A part of Phoenix dactylifera cultivar Barhee BC4 chromosome 2, palm_55x_up_171113_PBpolish2nd_filt_p, whole genome shotgun sequence genomic DNA contains:
- the LOC103719454 gene encoding transcription factor bHLH104-like, translating to MDSLPDGYWDLDSYRRLIDEAVSIDIFLNDPPSAGVEIESSFTDATTKANGIRKRERDEPCVIQGSKACREKMRRDRMKERYSELSLLLEPGKPVKPDKCAILNDAICFLNELKAEAQDLKDANKKLKEDIKNLKEEKHELREEKSLLRAEKERMEERVNSLSISTPGYVPAPPAAYHAGISKLMALPSYGTIPMWQWIPPDVRDISKDHELRPPMA from the exons ATGGATTCGCTCCCGGACGGCTACTGGGATCTCGACTCCTATAGACGCCTCATCGACGAAGCCGTCTCCATCGATATCTTCTTGAACGATCCCCCAAG TGCTGGTGTGGAGATTGAATCTTCTTTTACAGATGCTACCACCAAAGCAAATGGAATTAGAAAAAG GGAGCGTGATGAACCATGTGTTATTCAAGGATCCAAAGCTTGTCGTGAGAAAATGAGGAGAGACAGGATGAAAGAAAG GTACTCGGAACTTAGCTTGCTTTTGGAGCCTGGGAAGCCTGTCAAACCTGACAAGTGTGCAATACTGAATGATGCCATTTGTTTCTTGAATGAGCTAAAAGCTGAGGCCCAGGATCTTAAAGATGCAAATAAAAAGCTTAAGGAGGACATAAAAAACTTAAAG GAGGAGAAACATGAACTTCGGGAAGAGAAATCTCTACTGAGAGCTGAGAAGGAAAGAATGGAGGAGCGTGTAAATTCCCTGTCCATATCTACTCCTGGATATGTGCCTGCACCTCCTGCAGCTTATCATGCTGGTATAAGCAAGTTGATGGCTCTTCCTAGTTATGGTACTATACCTATGTGGCAATGGATACCGCCTGATGTTCGTGATATTTCAAAAGATCATGAGCTTAGACCACCAATGGCTTAG